The following are from one region of the Haloactinomyces albus genome:
- a CDS encoding alpha/beta hydrolase — translation MSKPLDPIPSHLRTRAQGAALRRVLALPQPVLRRIAGAPIRIDGQELALEAQALLRMQGLAGRAQLSADTVEKARTAMREATKIIGDTAVAGVETTAEHIPTASGGIDARLYRPETLTASSALMVFYHGGGWVLGDLDSYDGLCRMLAKHAGIRVLSVDYRLAPESPFPAALDDALDGYRYALDHAEKLGTTPDSLLVGGDSAGGNLAAAVAQHATASDIKKPVLQALLYPAVDASTRRRSRELFGEGFLLTDADMDWFMDHYQPDSSLRGDPRLSVLLAEDLSGLPPAYVATAGFDPLRDEGEEYVRRLREVGVPVAARRFTDLMHGFLNLHAAGGRFQEALFEIIGSIRTGLALRG, via the coding sequence GTGTCCAAACCCCTCGATCCGATCCCGTCGCACCTGCGGACACGCGCACAAGGCGCCGCGCTCCGCCGTGTTCTCGCCCTGCCGCAGCCGGTGCTGCGCCGGATTGCGGGCGCACCGATCCGGATCGACGGGCAGGAACTGGCTCTCGAGGCCCAGGCTCTGCTCCGAATGCAGGGTCTCGCCGGCCGTGCCCAACTGTCGGCGGACACCGTGGAGAAGGCACGGACCGCCATGCGGGAAGCGACCAAGATCATCGGCGATACCGCAGTAGCGGGTGTCGAAACGACCGCCGAGCACATTCCCACGGCAAGCGGCGGCATCGACGCGCGCCTGTACCGTCCGGAGACGTTGACCGCGTCGAGTGCGCTCATGGTCTTCTACCACGGTGGCGGATGGGTTCTCGGCGACCTCGACAGCTACGACGGGCTGTGCCGGATGCTCGCCAAGCACGCCGGGATCCGGGTGCTGTCCGTGGACTACCGGCTCGCCCCCGAGAGCCCCTTTCCCGCAGCGCTCGACGACGCACTCGACGGATACCGGTATGCCCTCGACCACGCCGAGAAGCTCGGCACCACACCGGACTCGCTGCTCGTGGGCGGGGACAGCGCAGGCGGTAATCTCGCCGCGGCCGTCGCGCAGCACGCGACCGCATCCGACATCAAGAAACCCGTGCTGCAGGCTCTGCTCTACCCGGCCGTGGACGCCAGCACACGGCGCCGCTCGCGGGAATTGTTCGGCGAGGGCTTCCTGCTCACCGATGCGGACATGGACTGGTTCATGGACCACTACCAGCCGGACAGCAGCCTGCGTGGTGATCCGCGCTTGTCCGTGCTGTTGGCCGAGGACCTGAGCGGACTCCCGCCTGCCTACGTGGCCACGGCCGGTTTCGATCCACTGCGCGACGAGGGCGAGGAGTACGTGCGACGCCTTCGGGAAGTCGGAGTCCCGGTGGCCGCCCGGCGATTCACGGACCTGATGCACGGCTTCCTGAACCTGCACGCCGCCGGAGGACGGTTCCAGGAGGCACTGTTCGAGATCATCGGATCGATCCGCACCGGACTGGCGCTGCGCGGCTGA
- a CDS encoding LuxR C-terminal-related transcriptional regulator yields the protein MAVSAAALRESIAADPTAPVVAGIQGSGGYGKTALLARLARIYRDAGITVYDTTALPADPSDAAVLVDDAHRIDEATLRTLEELAENSATRLVVAYRPWPRSEALAALVGALGRRLQPILLRELNRGEIAEQAETALGAPVTSDLVEHLRSRTGGVPRLVSRLLSAVDSGDIDSDGNPGMPQAVLDRFHHDLDQFGGHARDCLVAVALGATAHPALLASALDVESTAVTEAMSAVRASGLVDAHDGLLPVARDAVLALTPWQRRLEVLRRLIRMQLDRGGSVLALVQPLLGAESALLSEPTMAAAFEKAGDEAWVNSPELAVRLFDAAVSAGTAVTSVAARRARAAAAAGDLDEALRTADQVIVDDAIADRDLGIRVAAAVLAHRGLLARSTELCRWSVEHVRWSGDVAFAVLGMTGTGRLEEAGQLLRSPADVGPPTTLSGAAAQLAEGMHESVTGSATTALSTLVRSASLSESIGRTVLLPDTPAAVASVVALHCGEFDVAESTLDRAIESGTGGALLRTRHHLLSAWVPLLRGDTMTARNKLAGVYDDAGALATRDRLVAIAIEAGIANRDNDMTALADVRSRARKIFAEHPVDLFTMLPLGELVVATARLRDQEWLTPYLREARYLLGDLGTPPLWSAMLHWKCLQAAVVLEQHDRAREHAAALEGMAHHTPLSTAMSDGAQVWLNILAGEVDQSETERAARSLHSAGLVWDGANLAGQAAVRTTDRRVMPALLECARTLQGKAPRPQKLPAAGRGSGSASAGGADLLSDREREVAELVLAGYTYKQVGKRLFISAKTVEHHIGRIKQRLGSTTREEMLTRLRALVD from the coding sequence ATGGCTGTATCCGCCGCTGCGCTGCGCGAATCGATTGCCGCGGATCCCACAGCGCCGGTCGTCGCCGGGATTCAAGGGTCCGGAGGGTATGGCAAGACGGCGCTGCTCGCTCGGCTTGCCCGGATTTACCGGGACGCGGGAATCACGGTGTACGACACCACGGCGCTCCCGGCCGATCCCTCCGACGCGGCCGTACTCGTCGACGACGCCCACCGGATCGATGAAGCGACGCTGCGCACCCTGGAGGAACTCGCGGAGAATTCCGCCACGCGGCTGGTCGTGGCCTACCGCCCTTGGCCGCGCTCGGAGGCGCTGGCCGCGCTCGTCGGCGCACTCGGGCGCCGTCTCCAGCCGATCCTGTTGCGAGAACTGAATCGAGGGGAGATCGCCGAGCAAGCCGAGACGGCACTCGGCGCACCGGTCACTTCGGACCTGGTCGAACATCTGCGCTCGCGGACCGGAGGTGTTCCCCGGCTGGTCTCCCGGCTGCTGAGCGCGGTGGATTCCGGAGACATCGATTCGGACGGCAATCCCGGTATGCCCCAGGCGGTGCTCGATCGGTTCCACCACGATCTGGACCAGTTCGGCGGGCACGCGCGGGATTGCCTCGTCGCCGTGGCCCTCGGAGCCACGGCACATCCCGCACTGCTCGCCTCGGCGCTCGACGTCGAATCGACGGCTGTCACCGAGGCGATGTCGGCGGTCCGCGCGAGCGGATTGGTGGATGCCCACGACGGACTGCTTCCGGTGGCACGGGATGCGGTGCTCGCGTTGACACCGTGGCAGCGGCGACTCGAGGTGCTGCGGCGACTGATCCGGATGCAGCTCGATCGTGGCGGATCGGTTCTCGCGCTGGTTCAGCCACTGCTGGGCGCGGAGAGCGCACTCCTTTCGGAACCCACGATGGCGGCTGCGTTCGAGAAGGCGGGCGACGAAGCGTGGGTGAATTCGCCGGAGCTGGCGGTGCGGTTGTTCGATGCCGCCGTGTCGGCGGGAACCGCGGTCACATCGGTGGCCGCCCGGCGTGCTCGTGCGGCAGCAGCGGCAGGAGACCTCGACGAGGCACTGCGCACCGCCGATCAGGTGATTGTGGACGATGCCATCGCCGACCGGGATCTCGGTATCCGGGTCGCCGCGGCCGTGCTGGCCCATCGCGGATTGCTCGCACGTTCCACGGAGCTGTGCCGGTGGTCGGTGGAACACGTTCGCTGGTCCGGTGATGTCGCCTTCGCAGTGCTCGGCATGACCGGAACAGGGCGACTGGAGGAAGCCGGCCAACTGCTGCGCTCACCTGCCGATGTCGGGCCACCGACGACGCTGTCCGGCGCGGCTGCGCAACTCGCCGAGGGAATGCACGAGTCGGTCACCGGCTCGGCCACGACAGCACTGTCCACACTCGTTCGATCAGCCTCATTGTCGGAATCGATCGGGCGCACGGTACTGCTGCCCGACACGCCCGCCGCTGTCGCTTCCGTCGTCGCCCTGCACTGCGGGGAGTTCGACGTCGCCGAGTCGACGCTCGACCGCGCGATCGAGTCCGGAACCGGCGGAGCGCTGCTGCGGACCCGGCATCACCTGCTCTCGGCGTGGGTCCCACTGCTGCGGGGAGACACGATGACGGCGCGCAACAAGCTGGCCGGTGTGTACGACGATGCGGGCGCCCTCGCCACGCGGGACCGTCTGGTGGCGATCGCGATCGAGGCGGGAATCGCCAACCGGGACAACGACATGACCGCGCTGGCCGACGTACGCAGCCGTGCCCGCAAGATCTTCGCCGAGCATCCCGTCGACCTGTTCACGATGTTGCCGCTCGGCGAGCTCGTGGTCGCCACGGCACGGCTGCGCGACCAGGAGTGGCTGACCCCGTATCTGCGGGAGGCGCGGTACCTGCTCGGCGACCTCGGCACGCCACCACTGTGGAGTGCCATGCTGCACTGGAAATGCCTGCAGGCGGCGGTCGTGCTGGAGCAGCACGACCGGGCCCGCGAGCACGCCGCCGCTCTGGAGGGGATGGCCCACCACACTCCGCTGTCCACGGCGATGTCCGACGGTGCGCAGGTGTGGTTGAACATCCTGGCCGGAGAAGTCGATCAGTCCGAAACGGAGCGGGCCGCTCGCTCGTTGCACTCGGCAGGACTGGTCTGGGACGGTGCCAACCTGGCCGGGCAGGCGGCGGTCCGGACGACCGACCGCCGGGTGATGCCGGCACTGCTGGAGTGCGCGCGGACCCTGCAGGGCAAGGCCCCGCGGCCGCAGAAGCTTCCCGCGGCCGGCCGAGGCTCCGGAAGCGCCTCGGCCGGTGGAGCGGACCTGCTCAGCGACCGGGAGAGGGAGGTCGCCGAGCTGGTCCTGGCCGGGTACACCTACAAGCAGGTCGGCAAGCGATTGTTCATCTCCGCCAAGACCGTCGAGCACCACATCGGCCGGATCAAGCAGCGTCTCGGAAGCACCACCCGCGAGGAGATGCTCACCCGGCTCCGCGCGCTGGTCGACTGA
- a CDS encoding Hsp70 family protein: MPYVLGIHLGATATSAAVARRDAGQSGMVSPFPLGSAGPTIPTVLCKVQDGSFVAGEAAQRQEPAHHEWVVRSFTQQVGDDHALMVGNEFVTAHRLAAVMIEWVADQVAHRQGAPAEHIAVAHNAAWGPHRTHLVRQELERLDLNEVTLLPEPVAVGLDYASRTRVESSEIVAVANVGGTGFDATVLRKEQDGELPGFEVLGSPLDSVHPSGNALDDEVIAYLRSELGGHRVTLDPADPRDRVAAFQLRAECTRGREVLSYQPKAALRVELPQLRTQVALSRVRYEQLVRNHLERVPDLLQQVVQSASVNSAELGAVVLAGGTARTPLAQQLVSRHFERQVQVDSAPELVAARGAACAARTEILDGGRNRSVAAEETSVLMRVEGSERDPGELPIVDEEVEVPERPDVPRPPVEVEPMHLEPPRKNRTFKIIKLVLAAVLIIFGLVLTYMQGWGGPQQPSIGVMSQ, translated from the coding sequence ATGCCTTACGTCCTGGGAATTCACCTGGGTGCCACCGCGACATCCGCTGCGGTCGCCCGGCGCGATGCGGGACAGAGCGGGATGGTGTCCCCGTTTCCGCTGGGCAGTGCAGGCCCCACCATTCCCACCGTGCTGTGCAAGGTGCAGGACGGCTCGTTCGTGGCCGGAGAGGCCGCGCAACGCCAGGAACCGGCCCATCACGAGTGGGTGGTGCGATCGTTCACCCAGCAGGTGGGTGACGACCACGCATTGATGGTGGGCAACGAGTTCGTCACGGCACACCGGCTCGCCGCGGTCATGATCGAGTGGGTGGCCGATCAGGTCGCGCACCGCCAGGGCGCCCCCGCGGAGCACATCGCCGTCGCCCACAACGCAGCATGGGGTCCACACCGGACCCATCTCGTCCGTCAGGAGCTGGAACGGCTCGACCTCAACGAGGTGACGCTGTTGCCCGAGCCGGTGGCGGTCGGATTGGACTACGCGAGCCGGACGCGCGTGGAGAGCAGCGAGATCGTCGCCGTCGCCAATGTCGGCGGTACCGGCTTCGACGCCACGGTCCTGCGCAAGGAGCAGGACGGCGAGCTGCCCGGCTTCGAGGTTCTCGGTTCCCCACTGGACTCCGTGCACCCGAGCGGCAACGCACTCGACGACGAGGTCATCGCATACCTCCGCAGTGAGCTCGGTGGGCACCGGGTCACACTCGATCCCGCCGACCCCCGCGATCGGGTGGCCGCTTTCCAGTTGCGTGCCGAATGCACCAGGGGCAGGGAGGTCCTGTCGTACCAGCCCAAGGCCGCGCTGCGGGTCGAGCTGCCGCAGCTGCGGACGCAGGTTGCGCTGTCCCGAGTGAGATACGAACAACTCGTTCGCAACCACCTGGAGCGGGTGCCCGATCTGCTTCAGCAGGTGGTGCAGTCCGCATCGGTGAACTCCGCGGAACTCGGTGCTGTCGTGCTGGCAGGCGGTACGGCCAGAACGCCACTGGCGCAGCAGCTCGTATCCCGGCACTTCGAGCGGCAGGTACAAGTGGACAGTGCTCCCGAGCTGGTCGCCGCTCGTGGAGCCGCCTGCGCCGCTCGCACGGAGATTCTGGACGGTGGGCGCAATCGGTCGGTGGCGGCCGAAGAGACGAGTGTGCTCATGCGGGTGGAGGGTTCCGAGCGCGATCCCGGAGAGCTGCCGATCGTCGACGAGGAGGTCGAGGTCCCGGAGCGGCCGGATGTGCCACGGCCCCCGGTCGAGGTCGAGCCGATGCATCTCGAGCCCCCCCGCAAAAACCGCACTTTCAAGATCATCAAACTGGTACTGGCCGCCGTACTGATCATTTTCGGGCTGGTCCTGACCTACATGCAGGGCTGGGGCGGGCCACAGCAACCGAGCATAGGCGTCATGTCGCAATAG
- a CDS encoding IniB N-terminal domain-containing protein, which yields MLHSRSEQAPGSSTSAGAPTSTPGTHTTQADQPTLHEFLTRLVGNPQARSEFEADPRASLDSAGLGDMTAADVLQGASLVLDYAPVEVVQEYGRSLQSSVDTFTVSTQHVAINQLHPAQEHELQEATEPSMLQNTSSTNTDTSSNGDADEQMPAPQETSNVEVNHSVEQVDSHNLISVHDVLSGNDVLSGNEVNVEGNNVGVVGNTVGTVGNTVESAGDTVTSTVDSVGDVTTGLVNVSTGDVLGDVTGAVGNIAGGAVGTVGGVADGATSSLGLDVL from the coding sequence ATGCTGCACTCCCGATCGGAGCAGGCTCCGGGGTCGTCGACCTCGGCGGGTGCCCCCACTTCCACCCCCGGGACACACACCACACAAGCCGACCAGCCGACGCTGCACGAGTTCCTCACGCGACTCGTCGGCAACCCGCAGGCCCGGTCGGAATTCGAGGCCGATCCCCGCGCCTCGCTGGACAGTGCCGGTCTCGGGGACATGACCGCGGCGGACGTGCTTCAGGGCGCGTCGCTGGTGCTCGACTACGCACCGGTCGAGGTCGTACAGGAGTACGGCCGCTCACTCCAGAGCAGCGTCGACACGTTCACGGTGAGTACCCAGCACGTCGCGATCAACCAACTACATCCCGCACAAGAACACGAGCTTCAGGAAGCGACGGAACCGAGCATGTTGCAGAACACCTCCTCCACCAACACCGACACCTCCTCCAACGGTGACGCCGACGAGCAGATGCCCGCTCCCCAGGAGACCAGCAACGTCGAGGTCAACCACAGCGTCGAGCAGGTCGACTCGCACAACCTGATCAGCGTGCACGACGTCCTGAGCGGCAACGACGTCCTGAGCGGCAACGAGGTCAACGTCGAGGGCAACAACGTCGGTGTCGTGGGCAACACGGTCGGCACCGTGGGCAACACCGTCGAGTCCGCCGGTGACACCGTGACCAGCACGGTCGACAGCGTCGGCGACGTCACCACCGGCCTGGTCAACGTGTCGACCGGCGACGTCCTGGGCGACGTCACCGGCGCTGTCGGCAACATCGCCGGCGGTGCGGTCGGCACGGTGGGCGGTGTCGCCGACGGTGCGACCTCCAGCCTGGGCCTGGACGTGCTCTGA
- a CDS encoding dynamin family protein: protein MIETALVELIDRATAECAGQQRLDLHNRLRQIRSRVLDPAQLVLVIGESKQGKSELINSVVNAPVCNAGNDVTTAVPTIVRHSEEASAQLIQQDPSHDPAALDRLPVPIEQVHDQVDRAVADGRPITRTEINLPRAILKNGLVLMDTPGFGSVSSSLTATTQAAVAEADSLIMVSDATQELTTNELGFLRQAAALCPNVALVQPKTDIAPQWRQVVEVNRKHLSNAGIAAKIFPVSSKVRVQATSARDPDINVESGFPPLLEYLRTEMANKHEEFTRKLVSHNITDALDQLMTALREELSNQNPRTATETLVELESAQHRAEELKRVAGRWQKTLSDGIQELYSDIEHDFRERSWAILHQVNETLDEADPNRSWEDFAEWLSSNLSEAIAETFGWLDERRERLTEQVADELLREHVRALPNLDRIHAPDPLDRIPEPTAPRGSDFPRKDQILTGLRGSYGGVLMFGLITSMAGLPLMNVVSISAGLLLGSKSLSEEKDARLKRRQAEARATAQRYVDHVTFQVNKEARDTIRNLHQRLHEHCNRVTEQAQIRISQSIQDIKREAERSAVDRDERAREIKKKLEELTVLRKRATMLTSNSIAAA, encoded by the coding sequence GTGATCGAAACGGCTCTCGTGGAACTGATCGACCGGGCAACGGCCGAGTGTGCCGGGCAACAGCGCCTCGATCTCCACAACCGGCTACGGCAGATCCGCAGCAGGGTTCTGGATCCCGCCCAGCTCGTTCTCGTGATCGGCGAGTCGAAGCAGGGCAAGAGCGAACTCATCAACTCCGTCGTCAACGCACCGGTCTGCAACGCCGGTAACGATGTCACCACAGCCGTGCCGACGATCGTCCGGCATTCCGAGGAAGCCTCCGCTCAGCTCATCCAGCAGGACCCCTCTCACGACCCCGCCGCACTCGATCGACTTCCGGTACCGATCGAACAGGTCCACGACCAAGTGGACCGGGCAGTTGCCGACGGCCGCCCCATCACCCGCACCGAAATCAACCTGCCGCGGGCGATTCTCAAAAACGGCCTGGTGCTCATGGACACGCCGGGATTCGGCAGTGTCTCCTCCTCGCTGACCGCCACCACACAGGCGGCCGTGGCAGAAGCCGACTCGTTGATCATGGTCTCCGATGCCACGCAGGAACTGACCACCAACGAACTCGGTTTCCTGCGGCAAGCCGCCGCGCTGTGCCCGAACGTGGCTCTCGTGCAGCCCAAGACCGACATCGCGCCACAGTGGCGGCAGGTTGTCGAGGTCAACCGCAAGCATTTGTCGAATGCGGGGATCGCCGCCAAGATCTTTCCGGTCTCGTCGAAGGTACGGGTACAAGCGACCAGCGCCAGGGACCCCGACATCAACGTCGAGTCCGGGTTTCCTCCACTGCTGGAGTACCTTCGTACCGAGATGGCCAACAAGCACGAGGAGTTCACGCGCAAGCTGGTGTCCCACAACATCACCGATGCCCTCGACCAGCTCATGACGGCGCTGCGGGAGGAACTCAGCAACCAGAATCCCCGCACGGCCACCGAGACGCTGGTCGAACTGGAAAGCGCCCAGCACCGGGCCGAGGAGCTCAAGCGGGTCGCGGGCCGATGGCAGAAGACGCTGTCCGACGGCATCCAGGAGCTGTATTCCGACATCGAGCACGACTTCCGGGAACGCAGCTGGGCCATCCTGCACCAGGTCAACGAGACACTCGACGAGGCCGACCCGAACAGGTCCTGGGAGGACTTCGCCGAGTGGCTGTCGTCCAACTTGTCCGAAGCCATTGCCGAGACCTTCGGCTGGCTGGACGAGCGCCGTGAACGGCTCACCGAGCAGGTCGCCGACGAGCTTCTGCGCGAGCACGTGCGAGCACTGCCCAACCTCGATCGAATCCACGCGCCCGATCCGCTGGACCGCATACCGGAACCGACCGCTCCTCGCGGCTCGGACTTCCCCCGCAAGGATCAGATCCTGACCGGGCTGCGCGGCTCCTACGGCGGGGTGCTCATGTTCGGACTGATCACCAGCATGGCCGGGCTGCCCCTGATGAACGTCGTATCGATCTCGGCCGGACTGCTGCTGGGCAGCAAGAGCCTCAGCGAGGAGAAGGACGCACGCCTCAAGCGCCGCCAAGCCGAGGCCCGCGCGACCGCCCAGCGCTATGTGGACCACGTGACTTTCCAGGTGAACAAGGAAGCCCGGGACACCATCCGGAATCTGCACCAGCGGCTGCACGAGCACTGCAACCGGGTGACCGAACAGGCCCAGATCCGGATCAGCCAATCCATTCAGGACATCAAGCGCGAAGCCGAGCGCAGTGCCGTCGACCGCGACGAACGCGCACGGGAGATCAAAAAGAAGCTGGAGGAGCTGACCGTCCTACGCAAACGGGCCACCATGCTGACCTCGAACAGCATCGCCGCCGCATGA
- a CDS encoding dynamin family protein translates to MSPAAHTGEAPPGLLQQARALLIRTMTFYRDDPRTASWLRERLERIDEPLRIAVTGRVKSGKSTLINALVGADLAPSDAEERTQVNTVYQYGPEPRITAYTPHGAAQNVPVSTLDPGTIRDLQRWRPDEVARLVIDSPSPGLQAITLIETPGVSSSAVKETGRSALAQILTEADAVLYLTRHPHQTDIQFLQSAHELQVARRAPINTILALSRADETGSGSSDAMPAADKVARQYRDEPRVRSFAQYVLPVAGLLGQAAATLSAQDVDVLAELARLPAEERENLLLSADRFVNSTTPETIPAATRQDLLRRLGRFGVEHATTLIAGGSGDLKKLRSALLADSRLNDLQEAVHQQFVERQEALRARSVLMAVDMVLRANPRSGAQQLRGEFERLLANAHEWDELRLLSALHSGQVRLPGREQEAAERLLGAFGSQRRTRLGLGTDTSEAELADRAGEALVRWRLLATDPMQDSVHREAARTVLRSCERLIAG, encoded by the coding sequence ATGAGCCCCGCCGCCCACACCGGCGAAGCACCTCCGGGTCTGTTGCAACAGGCCCGCGCACTGTTGATCCGGACGATGACCTTCTACCGGGACGACCCCAGAACGGCGAGCTGGCTGCGCGAACGACTCGAACGGATCGACGAACCACTGCGGATCGCCGTCACCGGCCGGGTCAAATCGGGCAAATCGACACTCATCAACGCGTTGGTGGGGGCCGATCTCGCCCCGAGTGACGCCGAGGAACGCACCCAGGTCAACACCGTCTACCAGTACGGGCCGGAACCGAGGATCACCGCCTACACGCCACATGGCGCGGCGCAGAACGTCCCCGTCAGCACGCTGGACCCCGGCACGATCCGGGACCTGCAGCGCTGGCGACCCGACGAGGTGGCCCGGCTGGTGATCGACTCCCCGTCACCGGGACTGCAGGCCATCACCCTGATCGAAACACCCGGCGTGTCCTCCTCGGCCGTCAAGGAAACCGGTCGTTCGGCACTGGCGCAGATTCTGACCGAAGCCGATGCCGTCCTCTACCTCACCCGGCATCCGCACCAAACCGACATCCAGTTCCTGCAGTCGGCGCACGAACTGCAGGTCGCCCGCCGCGCACCGATCAACACGATCCTCGCGCTCTCCCGGGCCGACGAGACCGGCAGCGGTAGCAGCGATGCCATGCCTGCCGCGGACAAGGTCGCCCGGCAATACCGGGACGAACCGCGGGTGCGCTCCTTCGCGCAGTATGTGCTGCCGGTGGCGGGTCTGCTCGGGCAGGCTGCGGCAACACTGAGTGCGCAGGACGTCGATGTGCTGGCCGAACTGGCACGACTGCCCGCGGAAGAGCGCGAGAACCTGCTGCTGTCCGCCGACCGTTTCGTGAACAGCACGACGCCGGAGACCATCCCCGCCGCCACCCGTCAGGACTTGCTGCGACGACTCGGCCGTTTCGGAGTCGAGCATGCGACCACGCTCATCGCCGGAGGTTCCGGTGACCTCAAGAAGCTCCGCTCGGCCCTGCTGGCCGACAGCCGACTCAACGACCTGCAGGAAGCCGTGCATCAGCAGTTCGTCGAGCGGCAGGAGGCCCTGCGTGCACGCTCGGTGCTGATGGCCGTGGACATGGTGCTGCGAGCCAATCCCCGTTCCGGAGCGCAGCAGCTACGCGGAGAGTTCGAGCGGCTGCTGGCGAATGCGCACGAGTGGGACGAGCTGCGTCTGCTGTCGGCACTGCACTCCGGGCAGGTGCGCTTGCCCGGTCGAGAGCAGGAAGCGGCGGAGCGTCTGCTGGGGGCTTTCGGCAGTCAACGGCGTACTCGGCTCGGTCTGGGGACGGACACGTCGGAGGCCGAGCTGGCCGACCGGGCGGGCGAAGCTCTGGTCCGGTGGCGGCTCCTGGCAACGGACCCGATGCAGGACAGCGTGCATCGGGAGGCGGCGCGTACGGTGCTGCGCAGCTGTGAGCGCCTCATCGCCGGTTGA
- a CDS encoding catalase, with product MSSPRPTTTNAGIPVASDDHSLTAGSNGPILLQDHYLIEKNAQFNRERVPERVVHAKGGGAFGFFEVTEDVSQYTKAAVFQPGAKTETLIRFSSVAGELGSPDTWRDPRGTSIKFYTSEGNYDLVGNNTPVFFIRDAIKFPDFIHSQKRRADNHLRDNDMQWDFWTQTPESAHQVTWLMGDRGLPKTWRHMNLYGSHTFMWTNAGGEKFWVKYHFKTDQGNDFLTQDEGDRLAGADGDYYIRDLYNTIKGGEHPSWTLYVQVMPFEDAADYRFNPFDLTKVWPHADYPLIKVGRFVLNRNPENYFAQIEQAAFEPANMPPGIGASPDKMLQGRLFSYPDAHRYRIGPNYMDLPVNRPINEVNSYSKDGPMRYSFGGQDPVYAPNTKGGPHADIAKSGEDDAATGIEQEVIRSAYQLHSEDDDFSQPGKMVREVFNDEERARFIDNVSGHLLGGVQQPVLDRALEYWRNVDKATGDRIAEKVKGS from the coding sequence GTGAGTTCGCCACGACCCACGACCACGAACGCCGGTATTCCGGTAGCCAGCGACGACCACTCGCTGACCGCCGGGAGCAACGGCCCGATCCTGCTGCAGGATCACTACCTGATCGAGAAGAACGCCCAGTTCAACCGCGAGCGTGTGCCCGAGCGGGTCGTGCACGCCAAGGGTGGCGGCGCGTTCGGATTCTTCGAGGTCACCGAGGACGTCAGCCAGTACACCAAGGCTGCCGTTTTCCAGCCGGGCGCCAAGACCGAGACCCTCATCCGGTTCTCCTCGGTCGCGGGCGAGCTGGGTTCCCCCGACACCTGGCGCGACCCGCGCGGTACTTCGATCAAGTTCTACACCAGCGAGGGCAACTACGACCTCGTCGGCAACAACACGCCGGTCTTCTTCATCCGCGATGCGATCAAGTTCCCCGACTTCATCCACTCGCAGAAGCGCCGCGCCGACAACCACCTGCGCGACAACGACATGCAGTGGGACTTCTGGACGCAGACTCCGGAGTCCGCGCACCAGGTGACCTGGCTGATGGGTGACCGCGGGCTGCCCAAGACCTGGCGGCACATGAACCTCTACGGTTCGCACACCTTCATGTGGACCAACGCCGGCGGCGAGAAGTTCTGGGTCAAGTACCACTTCAAGACCGACCAGGGCAACGACTTCCTGACGCAGGACGAGGGCGACCGGCTGGCCGGTGCCGATGGTGACTACTACATCCGCGATCTGTACAACACCATCAAGGGTGGCGAGCACCCGAGCTGGACGCTCTACGTGCAGGTCATGCCGTTCGAGGACGCCGCGGACTACCGGTTCAACCCGTTCGACCTGACCAAGGTGTGGCCGCACGCCGACTACCCGCTGATCAAGGTCGGCCGGTTCGTGCTCAACCGCAACCCGGAGAACTACTTCGCCCAGATCGAGCAGGCCGCCTTCGAGCCCGCCAACATGCCCCCCGGCATCGGTGCCTCGCCGGACAAGATGCTGCAGGGACGGCTGTTCTCCTACCCGGACGCGCACCGCTACCGGATCGGACCGAACTACATGGACCTGCCGGTCAACCGTCCGATCAACGAGGTGAACTCGTACTCCAAGGACGGGCCGATGCGCTACAGCTTCGGCGGTCAGGACCCCGTCTACGCGCCGAACACGAAGGGCGGCCCGCACGCCGACATCGCGAAGTCCGGCGAGGACGACGCTGCCACCGGCATCGAGCAGGAGGTCATCCGCTCGGCCTACCAGCTGCACTCCGAGGACGACGACTTCAGCCAGCCGGGCAAGATGGTGCGCGAGGTCTTCAACGACGAGGAGCGCGCCCGCTTCATCGACAACGTCTCCGGACACCTGCTCGGCGGCGTGCAGCAGCCGGTGCTGGACCGTGCGCTGGAGTACTGGCGCAACGTCGACAAGGCCACCGGCGACAGGATCGCCGAGAAGGTCAAGGGCAGCTGA